A window of Synechococcus sp. MEDNS5 contains these coding sequences:
- a CDS encoding carbonic anhydrase — MATFDQNPSTKTDMTMTPEQSFQALKAGHERFMAGKSRHPHSSAHRLKQLVDGQRPMAAILSCSDSRVPVELLFDAGFGDLYVVRTAGNTSYSDTIGSLDYGVLSLGIHLIVVMGHERCGAVTAACTSEETLTPALSDLVGTIRSNLKRVGMSNDVGAACRANSMESARSLVHGSALMQERVKQGTLRIEAACYTLEEGAIEWLGAVS, encoded by the coding sequence ATGGCAACCTTCGACCAAAACCCCTCCACGAAAACGGACATGACGATGACGCCCGAACAGAGTTTTCAAGCCTTGAAGGCGGGGCATGAGCGATTTATGGCGGGAAAATCGCGGCACCCCCATTCCTCAGCTCACAGGCTCAAGCAGCTGGTGGATGGTCAACGTCCGATGGCCGCCATCTTGAGTTGTTCCGACTCGCGCGTTCCGGTTGAGTTGCTCTTCGATGCGGGGTTTGGAGATCTTTACGTGGTCCGCACCGCAGGGAACACAAGTTACAGCGACACCATTGGCTCTCTCGACTACGGCGTGCTGTCGTTAGGCATTCATCTCATTGTGGTGATGGGGCATGAACGCTGCGGAGCCGTCACAGCAGCCTGCACTTCAGAGGAAACGCTCACGCCAGCGCTCAGCGATCTGGTTGGCACCATCCGCTCCAATCTCAAACGCGTTGGTATGAGCAATGATGTGGGCGCAGCCTGCCGAGCCAACAGCATGGAATCGGCTCGCAGCTTGGTTCATGGCAGTGCGTTGATGCAGGAGCGGGTGAAGCAAGGAACTCTTCGTATCGAAGCGGCTTGTTACACCCTCGAAGAGGGGGCCATCGAGTGGCTCGGTGCTGTCTCCTGA
- a CDS encoding heavy metal translocating P-type ATPase codes for MAQSLIITLPPSNSGWSDDDVIRWMNSLPSDGELVHQLNACPPIQDVALSGGNEEEPFVPSRIILPVSSLALALLAGPLSLPPLGVAIFILIAARLSFRRAWEGLRDERRINVDALDALAVGIHSLEGFLIGPALMISMIEGGEAVRDATQRIAHSASSDLLAGLEADVRRVDDAGNETIVPSSELKSDDRAIFYPGDSIPCDGIVEKGEVSFDVVKLTGESVPRHAEAGDEVLAGFILLEGTMIMRITAVGCDTRIGQITALIDSAPVFDTRVGNVAARVANRFVLPTLALAGVSLLLSAGNLAQAASLLMFDLGTGLRVSVPTAIMAALTRAGSQGLLIRSGRALELLDEIDVVVFDKTGTLTKGHPSVVHFDVLDPSFAPETLMHLAASAEQGLNHPIAEAVVQYAALSEQHPATPDAWDYKVGRGVSAVIDGHSVLIGNSRLLREEGLTEPELAIRPDLDTATPVFLAVDGAIVGVFHAADTLRPDSHALVQELHRRGIQAHMLTGDIAPVAHAVAARLGLRPDEVHAEALPDQKAELVKAFKDQGKRVVFVGDGINDSAALAYADVSVSFASGSDLARETADIVLTNDRVSDLIAAQDLSRLTFKLIRENIGIVGVPNLTALLIGTFFPLGPITAVLINNGSSLVAAGNAMRTLRFRPSPLPEPQSCDLPAPLRASDLAKRLGTTHQRISSMRRRGGLHSWSRLQDPDGHSWRYCETTQIYHPLEIAEAVA; via the coding sequence TTGGCTCAATCACTCATCATCACGCTGCCTCCATCCAACTCAGGCTGGAGCGACGATGACGTGATCCGCTGGATGAATTCCCTCCCCAGCGATGGGGAACTGGTTCATCAACTCAACGCCTGTCCTCCGATTCAGGACGTTGCGTTGAGTGGTGGCAATGAGGAGGAGCCCTTCGTCCCCTCCCGGATCATTCTTCCTGTCAGTTCCTTGGCACTGGCACTACTCGCCGGCCCCTTATCGCTGCCACCTCTGGGCGTGGCGATCTTCATTCTCATTGCAGCCCGCCTGAGCTTCCGTCGGGCCTGGGAGGGCCTGCGGGATGAACGCCGCATCAACGTCGATGCTCTCGACGCTTTGGCTGTGGGTATTCACAGTCTCGAGGGATTTCTTATTGGCCCGGCGTTGATGATCAGCATGATTGAGGGCGGTGAAGCGGTTCGCGATGCCACCCAACGGATTGCGCATTCAGCCAGTTCCGATCTCCTGGCAGGTCTTGAGGCGGATGTCCGCCGTGTTGATGACGCCGGAAACGAAACGATCGTGCCCAGCTCCGAACTCAAATCAGACGACAGAGCCATCTTTTATCCAGGGGACAGCATTCCCTGTGATGGAATCGTTGAAAAAGGCGAAGTCAGCTTCGATGTTGTGAAGCTCACCGGTGAATCTGTCCCCCGTCACGCCGAGGCAGGAGATGAAGTTTTGGCTGGATTCATCCTGCTTGAAGGGACCATGATCATGCGCATCACGGCTGTTGGCTGCGACACCCGTATCGGCCAAATCACAGCGTTGATCGACTCAGCTCCTGTTTTCGACACTCGGGTGGGCAATGTCGCAGCCAGGGTTGCTAATCGCTTCGTGTTGCCGACTCTTGCATTGGCAGGGGTCTCACTGCTTCTGAGTGCAGGCAATCTCGCCCAGGCGGCCTCCCTGCTGATGTTCGACCTGGGCACCGGCCTCAGGGTTTCTGTCCCAACTGCGATCATGGCCGCCCTGACACGCGCAGGGAGCCAGGGACTCCTGATTCGTAGTGGACGTGCGCTCGAACTTCTCGATGAGATCGACGTTGTTGTCTTCGATAAGACCGGCACACTCACCAAAGGCCACCCCTCCGTGGTTCATTTTGATGTGCTCGACCCGTCCTTTGCGCCAGAAACACTGATGCATCTGGCGGCATCCGCCGAACAAGGACTAAACCATCCGATTGCAGAAGCCGTCGTTCAATACGCGGCACTCTCAGAACAGCACCCAGCCACTCCTGATGCATGGGATTACAAGGTCGGGCGTGGTGTCTCCGCTGTGATCGATGGCCATTCCGTGTTGATCGGGAACTCCAGATTGCTTCGCGAAGAAGGCTTAACTGAGCCAGAACTAGCGATTCGCCCTGATCTAGACACAGCAACACCTGTTTTTCTTGCCGTCGACGGTGCCATCGTCGGTGTCTTCCACGCCGCCGATACCCTGCGTCCCGACAGCCACGCCCTGGTGCAAGAACTGCACCGCCGCGGAATCCAAGCGCACATGCTCACCGGCGACATTGCACCCGTTGCTCACGCTGTGGCCGCTCGGCTTGGTCTAAGGCCAGATGAAGTGCACGCGGAAGCGCTACCCGATCAGAAAGCCGAACTGGTGAAAGCATTCAAAGACCAAGGCAAACGCGTCGTGTTCGTGGGAGATGGCATCAATGACTCAGCGGCTCTGGCCTACGCCGATGTGTCTGTTTCATTCGCCTCTGGCAGCGACCTGGCCAGGGAAACCGCTGACATCGTGCTCACGAACGATCGTGTTTCCGATCTGATCGCTGCACAGGATCTGTCTCGGCTCACCTTCAAACTCATCCGCGAGAACATCGGCATCGTTGGCGTTCCCAACCTCACCGCACTGCTCATCGGAACCTTCTTCCCCCTGGGACCCATCACAGCCGTGCTGATTAATAACGGGTCCTCCTTGGTAGCTGCTGGCAATGCCATGCGCACGCTCAGATTTCGTCCTTCCCCCCTACCAGAACCGCAAAGCTGCGACCTGCCGGCACCATTGCGCGCCAGTGATCTTGCCAAACGCTTGGGAACGACCCATCAAAGGATTAGCTCGATGCGCAGGAGAGGGGGACTTCACTCTTGGAGCCGCCTCCAAGATCCTGACGGACACAGCTGGCGCTACTGCGAAACAACTCAGATCTACCACCCGCTGGAAATCGCTGAGGCGGTGGCTTGA